The Saprospiraceae bacterium genome includes a window with the following:
- a CDS encoding T9SS type A sorting domain-containing protein yields MALRILYFLFFAFVLSFHLNAQVEGVNYQIKFNKSTCLFDCCIIIMEGSATLPIHRAQFNAQYSVVVPTGSTVFIAQNHMPVQNNQNYNGTVPMNWYLSSSIVAPAAAPESDFYSITPTLTPTSFYNNVSAGDTIRLFSLSISPVKECTEGVRLFENGVDPDSQAPGMFGGDFSNGFTMGGYDQKYFGNTAELTPEKPTIHQLNTNCELGLNVSLNATAYNCQPSLQYYWSGPQGFQSTSQNISIPSAGIFNNGTYHVTVTDNIGCKTIANIQAFAKPSAGPDQNIQCYLSGSATIASEGQGNWYIGAGSAGSATLSNPQNTICIVSAFTSPGNYFLVREANNCRDTMVINTGTQCSCQVVNALTIPPGNEYCGQSGILQLNGNNVSEQGNYLWQYKLDNQSFVNASGTNNGINYQSQNLSVGQHYFRRIFNKTSQPTCSDTSNFILITVKSTPNAGPDKIANCMELDTLDLNASGMGFWSLGQGSAGTLEIMDFANPSTKIYGFSHPGLYYLLWSNGICADTSIVTVNQLCGCDEAVAGLNRETCAGSEIQLSGSCILGSWSQPPTNPMGAVIQEIGNGVANVSFNKMSTGNYHFIFTIDSLLADTLLVVVRPLPVINAGEDFDYCTGSQPVTIVASGGATYLWSTGHTGNSITVSPTQNTDYIVTGTSIYGCSSSDTIRVMVRPGPSGSVPAMPPYYEEETMQLNSGSWTNALTYHWTGPNGFESFLQNPVIQNLNMSNAGTYHLTVTSQFDCTATAFVKVEVLERPLPITLLYFYGKRNEELQQNELTWITSREFNNDYFVIERSSDALSFSEIREMKGAGSTNRINTYQFIDKESTTAGNYYYRIKQIDFDGKYSFTDMILIEVKLSKDFIFKLFPNPSVSFVHLLSENDWIENTQLEILNSQGLKVYDKNMDLVIANKNLLSDFDIKDLPTGLYFIKITSKNHSQMLRWMVMK; encoded by the coding sequence ATGGCTTTAAGAATATTGTATTTTCTGTTTTTTGCATTCGTCCTTTCCTTTCATCTGAATGCCCAGGTGGAAGGCGTGAATTATCAGATAAAATTTAATAAAAGTACCTGTCTGTTTGATTGCTGTATCATCATTATGGAAGGTAGTGCCACTTTACCTATCCACAGGGCACAGTTCAACGCTCAGTATTCAGTGGTAGTGCCAACAGGGAGTACCGTGTTTATTGCGCAAAATCATATGCCGGTACAGAACAATCAGAATTACAATGGCACAGTTCCGATGAATTGGTATTTAAGCAGCAGTATAGTTGCGCCCGCAGCAGCCCCGGAAAGTGATTTTTATAGTATTACCCCGACTTTGACTCCGACTTCTTTTTACAATAACGTCAGTGCCGGAGATACGATCCGGTTATTCAGTCTTTCTATCAGTCCGGTCAAAGAATGTACAGAGGGTGTCAGACTGTTCGAAAATGGAGTGGATCCGGACTCTCAGGCGCCGGGAATGTTTGGGGGGGATTTCAGTAATGGCTTTACAATGGGTGGTTACGATCAAAAATATTTCGGAAATACAGCTGAATTAACGCCTGAAAAACCAACCATCCATCAACTCAATACAAATTGCGAGCTAGGCTTAAATGTCTCTCTGAATGCCACAGCCTACAACTGTCAGCCTTCCCTTCAGTATTATTGGTCAGGACCACAGGGTTTTCAATCAACATCACAAAATATAAGTATTCCATCAGCCGGAATTTTTAATAATGGAACGTATCATGTTACCGTAACTGACAATATCGGATGTAAAACAATCGCTAATATTCAGGCTTTTGCCAAACCTTCTGCCGGACCGGATCAGAATATTCAATGCTACCTTTCCGGTTCAGCCACAATCGCATCAGAAGGGCAGGGCAACTGGTATATCGGTGCCGGAAGTGCCGGAAGTGCAACATTGAGTAATCCGCAAAATACTATTTGTATAGTCTCGGCATTTACATCTCCCGGAAATTATTTTTTGGTCAGAGAAGCCAATAATTGCAGAGATACGATGGTCATTAATACCGGCACTCAATGTAGTTGTCAGGTTGTTAATGCATTGACAATACCCCCGGGAAACGAGTATTGTGGTCAGTCCGGAATTCTCCAACTCAATGGTAACAATGTATCAGAGCAAGGAAATTATCTCTGGCAATACAAGTTAGATAATCAAAGTTTTGTTAATGCTTCCGGAACGAATAATGGCATAAATTATCAGAGTCAGAATCTGTCCGTTGGTCAACATTATTTCAGGAGGATTTTTAATAAAACTTCCCAACCAACCTGTTCTGATACAAGTAATTTTATTCTAATCACTGTCAAAAGTACCCCAAATGCTGGCCCTGACAAGATTGCAAATTGTATGGAGCTTGATACATTGGATTTGAATGCATCCGGAATGGGTTTTTGGTCGTTAGGGCAAGGTAGTGCAGGTACGTTGGAGATAATGGATTTTGCAAATCCTTCCACCAAAATATATGGATTTTCGCATCCGGGTTTATATTACCTTTTATGGTCAAATGGCATTTGTGCCGATACAAGTATAGTGACTGTTAATCAGCTTTGCGGATGTGACGAAGCAGTCGCAGGACTAAACAGAGAAACCTGTGCGGGCTCAGAAATTCAATTAAGCGGAAGCTGTATTTTAGGAAGTTGGAGTCAGCCACCTACCAATCCGATGGGTGCTGTCATACAGGAAATCGGAAACGGTGTCGCTAATGTTTCATTTAATAAAATGTCCACCGGAAATTATCATTTTATATTTACAATTGATAGCCTGCTCGCAGATACTCTATTGGTTGTGGTCAGACCACTTCCGGTTATCAATGCCGGTGAAGATTTTGACTATTGTACTGGATCTCAGCCGGTAACGATCGTTGCTTCAGGGGGAGCTACATATTTATGGTCCACGGGTCATACGGGAAATTCTATAACAGTCAGTCCGACACAAAATACAGATTATATTGTCACCGGTACTTCGATTTACGGTTGCAGTAGTTCAGATACCATCAGAGTTATGGTTAGACCAGGCCCTTCGGGTTCAGTTCCGGCAATGCCGCCTTATTATGAAGAAGAAACGATGCAATTAAATTCAGGTTCGTGGACGAATGCATTGACATACCATTGGACCGGACCAAACGGTTTTGAATCTTTCTTACAAAACCCTGTCATCCAGAATCTTAATATGTCGAATGCAGGTACATATCATCTCACTGTGACAAGTCAGTTTGATTGTACAGCAACCGCCTTTGTGAAGGTAGAAGTACTTGAACGACCATTACCTATCACTTTACTGTATTTTTATGGTAAAAGAAATGAAGAATTACAGCAAAATGAATTGACCTGGATAACAAGCCGGGAATTCAACAATGATTATTTTGTGATTGAAAGAAGTAGTGACGCATTATCTTTTTCAGAAATAAGAGAGATGAAAGGTGCCGGTAGTACTAATAGGATAAATACATACCAATTTATAGACAAAGAGAGCACAACTGCCGGAAATTACTATTACAGAATCAAACAAATTGATTTTGATGGAAAATATTCATTTACGGATATGATTCTGATTGAAGTAAAGCTATCCAAAGATTTTATATTTAAGCTTTTTCCCAATCCATCTGTATCCTTTGTCCATCTGTTATCTGAAAATGATTGGATAGAAAATACCCAATTGGAGATATTGAATAGTCAGGGATTAAAGGTCTATGACAAGAACATGGATTTAGTAATAGCCAATAAAAATTTGTTATCAGATTTTGACATAAAAGACCTTCCGACAGGATTATATTTTATAAAAATTACGTCAAAAAATCATTCACAAATGCTCCGATGGATGGTGATGAAATAG